A portion of the Edaphobacter lichenicola genome contains these proteins:
- a CDS encoding alkaline phosphatase family protein has translation MNRKITAPNGTLKCGAMMMIALQVLAGLPQSAYAQSSLPATTTPIKHVIIIIGENRTFDHVYATYKPKAGETVSNLLSKGIVDADGKPGPNYSLSAQFSALDTTTADNGKFTNSPMSKSIYSTLPPALAGGPTTQSVDSAPFTTLKVGELADTGLSPAYNKFLTTGATGIAGGKVDTRIANATNLREGVFQISGPKMPYDAYTNSPVHRFFQMWQQTDCNVDYATQDNPSGCQNDLFPWVETTIGTGSNGSKQPTNFTDTTTGEGSTSMGFYNMAQGDASYFKDIADYYTISDNFHQSVMGGTGANHIMFGFGDAIYYTNGAGGVATPPINEVENPNPQPGTNNWWDQDGYSGGSYVNCGDISQPGVPAVTNYLQSLARPVSANCVKGHYYLVNNYNPGYNGDGTLAKQYSPFTIPPTSQKSIGDDLVAHNVPFKYFGEDWDLYVTDPTESNSFDEYCNICNPFQYQTQFMGTQAARQTYIADTTELYEDIDTGNLPPVSIVKPSGFNDGHPASSKLDLFEGFTKKIIDGVKANPALWADTAIFVTFDEGGGYYDSGYIQPVDFFGDGTRIPLMIVSKYSTGGKVSHEYGDHVSLMKFIEKNWNLPTISTRSRDNLPNPIQKASNPYVPTNSPAIGDLMDVFNFSTK, from the coding sequence ATGAACCGTAAGATCACTGCCCCTAACGGGACATTGAAGTGTGGCGCGATGATGATGATTGCGCTACAAGTGTTGGCGGGATTGCCCCAATCCGCTTACGCCCAGTCATCTCTACCCGCAACAACGACCCCCATTAAGCACGTCATCATCATCATCGGTGAGAACCGCACCTTCGATCACGTCTACGCCACCTACAAGCCGAAGGCAGGCGAGACCGTCTCAAACCTCCTCTCCAAGGGAATCGTCGACGCCGACGGCAAACCCGGTCCTAACTACTCCCTCTCCGCGCAATTTTCGGCACTCGATACCACCACCGCCGATAATGGCAAATTCACCAACAGCCCTATGTCCAAGAGCATCTACAGCACCCTCCCACCAGCGCTCGCCGGTGGCCCTACAACACAGAGCGTCGACAGCGCTCCCTTCACCACGCTTAAGGTCGGGGAGCTTGCCGACACAGGTCTCTCCCCTGCGTATAACAAGTTTCTGACCACCGGAGCCACCGGCATCGCCGGCGGAAAGGTTGACACCCGCATCGCAAACGCCACGAACCTGCGTGAAGGTGTCTTCCAGATCAGCGGCCCAAAGATGCCATACGACGCCTACACCAACAGCCCAGTCCATCGCTTCTTCCAGATGTGGCAGCAGACGGACTGCAATGTCGACTACGCGACACAAGATAACCCCAGCGGATGCCAGAACGACCTCTTCCCTTGGGTTGAGACCACCATCGGCACCGGCAGCAACGGCTCAAAACAGCCCACGAACTTTACCGACACAACCACCGGTGAAGGTTCTACCTCCATGGGTTTCTACAACATGGCGCAAGGCGATGCTTCTTATTTCAAAGACATTGCTGACTACTACACCATCAGCGACAACTTCCACCAGTCCGTCATGGGCGGCACCGGCGCAAACCACATCATGTTTGGCTTCGGCGATGCCATTTACTACACCAACGGAGCCGGTGGCGTCGCGACACCGCCAATCAACGAAGTTGAAAATCCCAACCCCCAGCCCGGCACCAACAACTGGTGGGACCAGGATGGCTACAGTGGCGGCAGCTACGTCAACTGCGGCGACATCAGCCAGCCCGGCGTTCCCGCCGTCACCAACTACCTCCAGTCACTCGCTCGCCCTGTGAGCGCGAACTGCGTCAAGGGTCACTACTACCTCGTCAACAACTATAACCCTGGCTACAACGGCGACGGCACCCTCGCCAAGCAGTACTCGCCCTTCACCATTCCTCCAACCAGCCAAAAGAGCATCGGCGACGATCTCGTCGCTCACAATGTTCCCTTCAAGTACTTCGGCGAAGACTGGGATCTCTATGTAACCGATCCCACCGAGTCGAACTCGTTCGATGAATACTGCAACATCTGCAACCCGTTCCAGTATCAGACCCAGTTCATGGGCACTCAGGCTGCCCGCCAGACCTACATCGCGGACACGACCGAGCTCTACGAAGACATCGATACCGGCAACCTGCCGCCAGTCTCCATCGTCAAGCCCAGCGGCTTCAACGATGGTCACCCGGCATCCTCCAAACTTGACCTCTTCGAAGGCTTCACCAAGAAGATCATCGACGGCGTCAAAGCTAACCCAGCCCTCTGGGCCGACACTGCCATCTTCGTCACCTTCGACGAGGGCGGCGGATACTATGACTCAGGCTACATCCAGCCAGTCGACTTCTTCGGCGATGGCACACGCATCCCGTTGATGATCGTCTCCAAGTACTCCACTGGCGGCAAAGTCTCGCACGAGTATGGTGACCACGTCTCTCTGATGAAGTTCATTGAGAAGAACTGGAACCTCCCGACCATCTCCACCCGCAGCCGCGACAACCTGCCGAACCCAATCCAGAAAGCAAGCAACCCCTACGTCCCGACGAACAGCCCGGCTATCGGCGATCTGATGGACGTATTCAACTTCTCAACGAAATAA
- a CDS encoding multicopper oxidase family protein, whose product MLTRRRLLQRGLTTAAGLTLSKSVPAMQQAMASPAQVRSGVKLTRYVDPLPIPPVIRATDKPGEVIDIEMRQFQQKVHRDLPPTTVWGYNGTWPGPTIEAQSGEPLSINWISKLPTTHLLPIDHSIHGAEASLPAVRNVAHLHGACAMPDDDGYPEAWFTAQGEHGPHGAKFNPLPSSYPNCQPATTLWYHDHCLGITRLNVYAGLSGFYLIRDEAEKSFTLPQGDYEIPLMLQDRLFHHDGSLYYPKVVNGPKEHPIWIQEFYGDMNCVNGKVMPFLEVEPRKYRFRIVNASNSRFYHLRLFNSDATGKAIDDSFDVPAFQQIGTDGGFLPAPLELRYLLIAPAERFDIVIDFTGSEGKSFSLNNDAPAPYNMGGQYVPEDVMLFKVTKPLSGKDSSTLPEALLPFEPLNPTYTTRDRQLLVSEKERPSDGYVITGLLGNARWHEPITEDPKAGSTEIWSFINITADVHPLHVHLVQFQVLNRQTFDVQTYQQTGKLVFTGRPMAPESNERPAHKDTVKSYPGMVTRIIARFDLPHGAKVSPGDELLYVWHCHILEHEDNEMMRPYKVIV is encoded by the coding sequence ATGCTGACGAGACGTCGCCTTCTCCAACGCGGTCTCACCACCGCCGCAGGCCTTACGCTCAGCAAGTCAGTGCCAGCGATGCAGCAGGCCATGGCGTCCCCCGCGCAGGTACGCAGCGGTGTCAAACTCACTCGCTACGTCGATCCACTCCCCATCCCGCCTGTCATCCGTGCAACAGACAAGCCCGGAGAAGTCATCGACATCGAGATGCGTCAGTTCCAGCAGAAGGTGCATCGCGATCTTCCCCCCACCACCGTCTGGGGATACAACGGAACCTGGCCCGGCCCCACCATCGAAGCACAAAGTGGCGAGCCGCTCAGCATCAACTGGATCAGCAAGCTCCCCACAACGCATCTCCTCCCTATCGATCACTCCATTCACGGCGCAGAAGCGTCCCTGCCCGCCGTGCGCAACGTCGCTCACCTCCACGGCGCCTGCGCCATGCCCGACGACGACGGCTACCCCGAAGCCTGGTTCACCGCCCAGGGCGAACACGGACCCCACGGGGCGAAGTTTAACCCTTTACCGTCGTCTTATCCCAACTGCCAACCAGCCACCACGCTCTGGTACCACGACCACTGCCTCGGCATCACACGTCTCAACGTCTACGCCGGCCTCTCAGGCTTCTATCTCATTCGCGACGAAGCAGAAAAATCCTTCACCCTTCCACAAGGCGACTACGAGATCCCCCTCATGCTGCAGGACCGTCTCTTCCACCACGACGGCTCCCTCTACTACCCCAAGGTCGTCAACGGTCCTAAAGAACATCCCATCTGGATTCAGGAGTTCTATGGCGACATGAACTGCGTTAACGGCAAAGTCATGCCGTTCCTCGAGGTCGAGCCGCGCAAGTATCGCTTCCGTATCGTCAACGCCTCGAACTCGCGCTTCTATCACCTGCGCCTCTTCAACTCCGACGCCACCGGAAAGGCCATCGACGACTCCTTCGACGTCCCAGCCTTCCAGCAGATCGGCACCGACGGCGGCTTCCTCCCCGCCCCCCTCGAACTCCGCTACCTCCTCATCGCCCCTGCCGAACGCTTCGATATCGTCATCGACTTCACCGGCTCCGAGGGCAAGTCCTTCTCACTCAACAACGATGCACCCGCTCCCTACAACATGGGCGGCCAGTACGTCCCCGAAGACGTCATGCTCTTCAAGGTCACCAAGCCTCTCTCCGGCAAAGACAGCAGCACCCTGCCAGAGGCGCTCCTCCCCTTCGAACCCCTAAATCCAACCTACACCACACGCGACCGCCAACTCCTTGTCTCGGAGAAAGAGCGCCCATCCGACGGCTACGTCATCACCGGCCTCCTTGGTAACGCCCGCTGGCACGAGCCCATCACCGAAGATCCAAAGGCCGGCAGCACCGAGATTTGGTCCTTCATCAACATCACCGCCGACGTTCACCCTCTCCATGTCCACCTCGTGCAGTTTCAGGTGTTGAATCGTCAGACCTTCGATGTCCAAACCTACCAGCAGACCGGCAAGCTCGTCTTCACCGGTCGCCCCATGGCGCCCGAGAGCAACGAACGTCCTGCCCACAAAGACACCGTCAAGTCCTACCCCGGCATGGTCACCCGCATCATCGCACGCTTCGATCTTCCCCACGGAGCAAAGGTCTCACCCGGCGATGAACTCCTCTATGTCTGGCACTGTCACATTCTCGAACACGAAGACAACGAAATGATGCGCCCTTACAAAGTCATCGTGTAA
- a CDS encoding TonB-dependent receptor, whose product MTDFFAHKLLPAPSTDRTAAKAHTFLKLCITILLAAGALLQPASALAFGNSGGGIAGTIKDPANRLIANATVEVSEITTNLLYTTHTNAQGHYSLPVLPVGHYTITVRAPGFADYRRTEVTLDTDDALTIDANLRVATGSETVTVTDNPAHIDPDNTQLGEVISGRQMTAVPLNGRSFTDLLSLQAGVAPISTITNQTVQDVGAAALSPSGDLNPGTISINGQREFANAFLVNGADTEEDVNSGTAIVPNLDSIDEFRILTANFDAQYGGFSGGQIKVITKSGSNAFHGSAFEFLRNTALDARNYFSPDRGDFRQNQFGGTFGGPIHKDRAFFFVDYQGTRQTLGVDTGLIPVPSNQDRAGNLIDSASALTGTVTGPYFASVLSQKLGYAVTAGEPYYVPGCTSPTQCVLPNAVIPQNAFSLPAQNLLEYIPAANIGSSSFSTSSASQKLRDDKGALRTDIKTAWGQLSAYYFLDDYSLDNPYPVAQSGASVPGFNALNNGRAQLLSFGLATIFNESTINEAHISYMRANNDLGQPVGGLGVSLTAQGFVDAAGQSTIVPLAPNRVGVENIIFNNFSIGTAANELKQVNNTYQGSEDFTRILGAHTIRAGVNFHHDEINVDPIAQFNGNFQFGGTETGSDFADFLLGAPTAYNQSQLNPFYGRNNYIGAYVQDSWRATPSLVLNYGLRFDHIAPWREKYNQISTFIPGEQSIVFPNAPAGILYPGDPGVTSSLAPPGNEFSPRLGLSYTPQGADRSWINKLLGAPGSTTFRAGFGTYYTAYEALSLGVLAANPPYGNTYTSPAPPLFQNPFISAADGTNFGQPFPLQLASLNASPSNPNPIDFDQFLPLSGIPAFSTKNRVPYIVEYTASIERQVTPNLTIGATYTGNSGHRLLVIEEANPGDPALCLSLSQPNEVAPGTLTCGPTLESSVFTRPDGTIVNGTRGPLGPNFGSNATQTTIGYSNYNALELNSHYISKRLELIAAYTYSKSLDQSSNLGEEVNPINPALSYGLSSFDLKHNFVVSYNYELPIDQISHVSNRLTRDWRLSGITRFSTGFPVTLINNSDNSLLGTLDNGINNFFIDTPQVTGAPLALSHHPQNNNNVFFNPEAFALQPLGTPGDAKRRYFYGPGQENFDMALAKTVPIHETVSVQVRFELFNAFNHAQFFGPSAINGVLGSSNFGSVVSAAPPRIGQVAVRVSF is encoded by the coding sequence TTGACAGACTTTTTTGCACACAAGCTCTTACCCGCCCCTTCCACTGACCGAACTGCCGCGAAAGCACATACGTTTCTCAAACTATGCATCACAATTCTGTTGGCGGCTGGCGCTCTCCTCCAGCCTGCCTCAGCGCTCGCCTTCGGCAATAGCGGCGGCGGCATCGCCGGTACGATTAAAGACCCCGCCAATCGCCTCATCGCCAACGCCACCGTCGAAGTTAGCGAGATCACCACTAACCTTCTCTACACCACCCATACCAACGCACAGGGACACTATTCCCTGCCTGTTCTTCCCGTCGGTCACTACACCATCACCGTGCGCGCGCCTGGCTTCGCAGACTATCGCCGCACCGAAGTCACGCTCGACACCGACGATGCTCTCACCATCGACGCAAACCTTCGCGTCGCGACCGGAAGTGAAACAGTCACCGTTACAGATAATCCCGCGCACATCGACCCCGACAACACTCAACTGGGCGAGGTCATCTCCGGCCGGCAGATGACAGCTGTTCCTCTCAACGGCCGCAGCTTCACCGACCTCCTTTCACTTCAAGCTGGTGTAGCTCCGATCAGTACCATCACCAACCAGACCGTTCAGGACGTCGGTGCCGCAGCGCTCTCCCCCTCAGGCGACCTCAACCCCGGCACCATCTCCATCAACGGTCAGCGCGAGTTCGCCAACGCCTTCCTCGTTAACGGCGCCGACACCGAAGAGGATGTCAACTCCGGCACCGCTATCGTCCCCAACCTCGACTCCATCGACGAGTTCCGCATCCTCACCGCAAACTTCGACGCGCAGTACGGCGGTTTCAGCGGCGGCCAGATCAAGGTCATCACCAAATCCGGTTCGAACGCCTTTCACGGCAGCGCATTCGAGTTTCTCCGCAACACCGCCCTCGACGCACGCAACTACTTCTCCCCCGATCGCGGAGACTTCAGACAAAACCAGTTCGGCGGAACCTTCGGCGGCCCCATCCACAAAGACCGCGCCTTCTTCTTTGTGGATTATCAAGGAACCAGGCAGACTCTCGGCGTCGATACCGGGCTCATCCCCGTCCCCTCGAATCAGGATCGCGCCGGCAATCTGATCGACAGCGCCTCCGCCCTGACCGGCACCGTCACCGGCCCATACTTCGCCTCAGTCCTATCGCAAAAACTGGGATACGCAGTCACCGCTGGAGAACCCTACTACGTTCCCGGCTGCACTTCTCCAACACAGTGCGTTCTCCCGAACGCAGTCATCCCCCAAAACGCATTCTCCCTCCCCGCTCAGAATCTTCTGGAGTACATCCCAGCGGCGAACATAGGCAGCTCCAGCTTCTCCACCTCCTCTGCAAGCCAAAAACTTCGCGATGACAAAGGCGCACTCCGCACCGACATCAAAACCGCATGGGGTCAGCTCTCCGCCTACTACTTCCTCGACGACTACTCGCTCGATAATCCCTACCCGGTCGCGCAGAGCGGAGCCAGCGTCCCCGGCTTCAACGCCCTCAACAACGGCCGCGCTCAGCTTCTAAGCTTCGGCCTCGCCACCATCTTCAACGAATCGACGATCAACGAAGCCCACATCAGCTACATGCGCGCCAACAACGACCTGGGCCAGCCCGTGGGCGGCCTCGGAGTCAGTCTCACCGCGCAAGGATTTGTCGATGCCGCGGGTCAATCCACCATTGTTCCACTCGCACCAAATCGCGTGGGCGTTGAAAACATCATCTTCAACAACTTCTCCATCGGCACCGCGGCCAACGAACTCAAACAGGTCAACAACACCTACCAGGGCAGCGAAGACTTCACCCGTATCCTCGGCGCTCACACCATTCGTGCCGGCGTCAACTTCCACCACGACGAGATCAACGTAGATCCCATCGCGCAGTTCAACGGCAACTTCCAATTCGGCGGCACCGAAACCGGCTCCGACTTCGCAGACTTCCTCCTTGGTGCACCGACCGCCTACAACCAGAGCCAGCTCAACCCGTTCTACGGACGCAACAACTACATCGGCGCCTACGTGCAGGACAGCTGGCGCGCAACTCCATCGCTCGTCCTCAACTACGGCCTGCGCTTCGACCACATCGCCCCCTGGCGCGAAAAGTATAACCAGATCTCGACCTTCATCCCTGGCGAGCAGTCCATCGTCTTTCCCAACGCACCCGCAGGCATCCTCTATCCCGGCGACCCCGGCGTCACCTCCAGCCTCGCACCTCCCGGCAACGAGTTCTCACCTCGCCTCGGCCTTAGCTACACCCCTCAAGGCGCAGACAGAAGCTGGATCAACAAGCTCCTCGGAGCTCCTGGCTCAACCACATTCCGTGCAGGCTTCGGCACCTACTACACCGCCTACGAGGCCCTGTCGCTCGGTGTTCTCGCTGCGAACCCGCCCTACGGAAACACCTACACCAGCCCAGCCCCGCCGCTCTTTCAAAACCCCTTCATCTCCGCAGCCGACGGCACAAACTTCGGCCAGCCGTTTCCTTTACAACTCGCATCGCTCAACGCCTCGCCCAGCAATCCCAACCCTATCGACTTCGATCAATTTCTTCCCCTCAGCGGCATCCCCGCCTTCTCGACAAAAAACCGCGTCCCCTACATCGTGGAGTACACCGCCTCCATCGAACGTCAGGTCACACCAAATCTCACCATCGGCGCCACGTACACCGGCAACTCTGGCCATCGCCTGCTCGTCATAGAAGAGGCGAATCCAGGCGACCCCGCGCTCTGTCTCAGCCTCAGCCAACCCAACGAGGTAGCCCCCGGCACCCTCACCTGCGGCCCTACCCTCGAAAGCTCAGTCTTCACCAGACCCGACGGCACCATCGTCAATGGCACTCGCGGCCCACTCGGCCCGAACTTCGGCAGCAACGCCACTCAAACCACTATCGGCTATTCAAACTACAACGCACTCGAACTAAACAGCCACTACATCAGCAAACGTTTGGAACTTATCGCCGCCTACACCTACAGCAAATCGCTCGACCAGTCCTCCAACCTCGGCGAAGAGGTCAACCCAATCAACCCTGCGCTCAGTTACGGCCTGTCGTCCTTCGACCTGAAGCACAACTTCGTCGTCAGCTATAACTACGAGCTCCCCATCGACCAGATCTCGCACGTTAGCAATCGACTCACCAGAGACTGGCGCCTCTCAGGCATCACTCGCTTCTCCACTGGCTTTCCCGTCACGCTTATCAATAACAGTGACAACTCTCTCCTCGGTACGCTCGACAATGGCATCAACAACTTCTTCATCGACACCCCGCAGGTCACAGGCGCTCCCTTGGCACTGAGCCATCATCCGCAAAATAACAACAACGTCTTCTTCAATCCCGAAGCATTTGCTCTACAACCATTGGGAACGCCCGGCGACGCCAAGCGACGCTACTTCTACGGTCCAGGCCAGGAAAACTTCGACATGGCGCTGGCGAAAACCGTACCCATCCACGAAACAGTCAGCGTTCAGGTGCGCTTCGAACTCTTTAACGCGTTCAATCATGCTCAGTTCTTCGGTCCATCCGCAATCAACGGAGTTCTTGGCTCCTCCAACTTCGGCAGCGTAGTCTCTGCCGCGCCACCCCGCATCGGTCAAGTAGCAGTTCGCGTGTCGTTCTAA
- a CDS encoding glycosyltransferase family 2 protein, protein MPRSTLSVAIITLNEEDNLARTLASVKFADEVVVVDSGSTDHTVEIARSFGAKVFVETWKGFAGQKNSAIERCSGTWVLSLDADEELTGELEAEIVKMLETGAEIVPQVDGYRLRLRHVFLGRWMRHGGYYPDLKLRLFRRVTSSGDTRFTDRPVHESVQIAGRVETLKNDFLHHGYPNLEIYLEHMNRYSSLGGQIAAMKGKVSRSGIAFGWNIVLVPVLTFIWNFGFRLGFLDGREGLLLHLYHSTYISWKYAKAWKAAVMAGKA, encoded by the coding sequence ATGCCTAGATCGACGCTTTCTGTAGCGATCATCACGCTGAACGAAGAAGACAATCTTGCGCGGACACTGGCCAGCGTTAAGTTTGCAGATGAGGTTGTCGTGGTGGACTCAGGCTCGACCGATCATACGGTCGAGATTGCGAGGTCGTTCGGGGCCAAGGTGTTTGTCGAGACGTGGAAGGGATTTGCGGGGCAGAAGAACTCGGCGATTGAACGGTGCAGTGGAACGTGGGTGCTCTCGCTGGATGCGGATGAGGAGCTTACGGGCGAGTTAGAGGCCGAGATTGTAAAGATGCTGGAGACCGGCGCCGAGATAGTGCCGCAGGTGGATGGTTATCGGCTGCGGCTGCGGCATGTTTTTCTCGGGCGCTGGATGAGGCATGGGGGTTATTATCCGGACCTGAAGCTGAGACTGTTTCGACGAGTGACGAGCTCTGGTGATACTCGCTTCACTGACCGGCCGGTGCATGAGTCGGTGCAGATTGCCGGACGAGTCGAGACGCTGAAGAATGATTTCCTGCATCACGGCTATCCGAATCTCGAGATCTATCTCGAACATATGAATCGCTACAGCAGTCTGGGCGGCCAGATTGCTGCCATGAAGGGGAAGGTGAGTCGTTCTGGAATTGCTTTCGGCTGGAACATCGTTCTGGTTCCGGTGCTGACTTTTATCTGGAACTTTGGCTTTCGTCTTGGGTTTCTCGATGGCCGCGAAGGTCTGTTGCTGCACCTGTACCACTCGACGTATATCAGCTGGAAGTATGCGAAGGCGTGGAAGGCTGCAGTGATGGCTGGGAAGGCGTGA
- a CDS encoding glycosyltransferase family 39 protein, giving the protein MQKTNPPAEPTPLFKAPSSMFWVGFLIRALYITLAHTYRIRLGQDHLQFGWEMGRIARALATGYGYADPFTGHTGPTAWVPPLYPWLLTGVFKVFGVYTAKSAWVILTINSIFSAATSSVIYEIASRCFQHTGRARKIALWSGWLWALHPAAMQYAVRWIWDMAVTAFLFSKVIVVALRARGIGEDRPPTETQTTSRWAIFGIFSAMLGLLNSTLLLFVPVCGIWMLLGAAKSKAGFHHTFLKAIMAGTLFCACLSPWLWRNWTVFHAFIPIRGNFGAELHASVAEGYNGFTMGSRIPICEVCPDYLEYKQMGEHAYVRQEAQLAQIYIKSHKRQFVQLALKRFYFYWVSVPHPIEFGVWNEVFRVLNYSFLCLASLLGLALALKQRIPGAVLFAWAFALLPLVYYFVTVQARFRHPLEPIMTILTVFLFQSATLPGHQDPKPQ; this is encoded by the coding sequence ATGCAGAAGACTAACCCGCCGGCCGAACCAACCCCGCTCTTCAAAGCGCCCTCTTCCATGTTCTGGGTTGGCTTTCTTATACGCGCCCTCTACATCACCCTCGCGCACACCTACCGCATCCGTCTCGGGCAGGACCACCTCCAGTTCGGCTGGGAGATGGGCCGCATCGCTCGCGCCCTCGCTACCGGCTACGGATACGCCGACCCCTTTACCGGCCACACCGGCCCCACTGCTTGGGTCCCACCCCTCTACCCTTGGCTGCTGACCGGCGTCTTCAAAGTCTTCGGTGTCTATACGGCAAAATCCGCCTGGGTCATCCTCACCATCAACAGCATCTTCTCCGCAGCCACCTCGTCCGTCATCTATGAGATCGCATCACGCTGCTTCCAACACACTGGCCGCGCCAGAAAGATTGCGCTCTGGTCCGGTTGGCTCTGGGCTCTTCATCCCGCCGCCATGCAATATGCCGTGCGCTGGATCTGGGACATGGCCGTGACAGCTTTCCTCTTTTCGAAGGTGATCGTCGTGGCCCTACGGGCACGTGGCATCGGCGAAGATCGCCCTCCAACCGAAACTCAAACGACATCACGCTGGGCAATCTTCGGAATCTTCTCCGCGATGCTCGGTCTCCTGAACTCAACCCTGCTTCTGTTCGTTCCGGTATGCGGTATCTGGATGCTACTTGGCGCTGCAAAATCCAAGGCCGGTTTTCACCACACGTTCCTGAAAGCAATCATGGCAGGTACGCTCTTCTGCGCTTGCCTTAGCCCGTGGCTATGGCGCAACTGGACCGTCTTCCATGCCTTCATCCCAATTCGCGGAAACTTCGGAGCGGAACTCCACGCTTCAGTCGCCGAGGGGTACAACGGATTCACCATGGGATCTCGCATCCCCATCTGCGAGGTTTGCCCCGACTACCTCGAGTACAAGCAGATGGGCGAGCATGCCTACGTCCGGCAAGAGGCGCAACTCGCCCAGATCTACATCAAGTCGCACAAGCGTCAGTTCGTGCAACTGGCCTTGAAGCGCTTCTACTTCTACTGGGTCAGCGTCCCACATCCGATCGAGTTCGGAGTCTGGAATGAAGTCTTTCGCGTTCTCAACTACAGCTTCCTTTGCCTGGCATCGCTTCTCGGCCTCGCTCTCGCCCTCAAACAACGCATCCCGGGCGCGGTTCTCTTCGCGTGGGCCTTCGCCTTACTTCCACTCGTCTACTATTTCGTCACCGTGCAGGCCCGCTTTCGCCATCCGCTCGAACCCATCATGACCATCCTCACAGTATTCCTGTTTCAATCCGCCACCTTGCCAGGTCATCAAGACCCAAAGCCGCAGTAA
- a CDS encoding MIP/aquaporin family protein, whose product MFIVIAFGDSVAAMYTLYSPSPYQQAYWGVCIAWGLAVTISIYTTASVSGCHGNPVVTLTLAVYRGFSWRKVIPYCIAQVVGAFLGAGVVYMLFSPVIDNFNLTNHLSRATGGAAGVFFTHPGLAITPMHAFGDEIILTAFLIFGIFAITEQYNEMAPGANAGALMIGFLVALIGASMGYLEAWALNPARDFGPRLFCFFMGWGPSALPSPNNYWWVPIVAPLLGGLVGGGTYQLLIRPFLPARERALMEELKAQRL is encoded by the coding sequence ATGTTCATCGTGATCGCGTTCGGCGATTCCGTCGCCGCAATGTATACGCTCTATAGTCCAAGTCCCTATCAGCAGGCTTATTGGGGGGTATGCATTGCGTGGGGATTGGCTGTGACGATTTCGATCTATACGACTGCTTCGGTGAGTGGCTGCCACGGCAATCCGGTGGTTACTCTGACGCTTGCGGTCTATCGAGGATTTTCATGGCGCAAGGTGATTCCGTACTGCATCGCGCAGGTGGTTGGTGCGTTTTTGGGCGCGGGCGTTGTGTATATGCTGTTCTCGCCGGTGATCGACAACTTCAATCTGACCAATCATCTCTCGCGTGCGACGGGCGGAGCGGCGGGGGTTTTCTTTACCCACCCCGGTCTCGCCATTACGCCGATGCATGCATTCGGCGACGAGATTATTTTGACTGCATTTCTGATCTTCGGCATCTTCGCGATCACCGAACAATATAACGAGATGGCTCCTGGTGCGAATGCTGGAGCGCTGATGATCGGCTTTTTGGTGGCACTGATTGGAGCGTCGATGGGATATCTGGAGGCGTGGGCGCTGAATCCTGCTCGCGACTTTGGGCCTCGGTTGTTCTGCTTTTTTATGGGATGGGGGCCGTCGGCGCTGCCTTCGCCGAATAACTATTGGTGGGTTCCGATTGTTGCTCCATTACTAGGTGGTCTCGTTGGTGGCGGAACGTATCAACTGTTAATACGTCCGTTTTTGCCGGCCAGAGAGCGAGCGTTGATGGAAGAGTTGAAGGCGCAACGGCTATGA